From one Gammaproteobacteria bacterium genomic stretch:
- the nuoE gene encoding NADH-quinone oxidoreductase subunit NuoE, whose product MSTADANIVKLADLPKPQDFRLSDTEREDILHEISQYPEARAASIEALKIAQRRLGWVPDAAIAEVAPLLGISTAELDGVATFYNLIYRQPVGRHVITLCDSVSCYLTGYEQTRDALIETLGIQLGQTTPDGRFTLLPICCLGACDHGPVLMIGEDTHLDVTPDTVPAMLEAYE is encoded by the coding sequence ATGTCGACCGCTGACGCCAACATCGTGAAACTCGCGGACCTGCCCAAGCCGCAGGACTTCCGCCTGAGCGACACCGAGCGCGAGGACATCCTGCACGAGATTTCGCAGTACCCGGAAGCGCGCGCCGCCTCGATCGAGGCGCTGAAGATCGCGCAGCGCCGCCTCGGCTGGGTGCCGGACGCGGCGATTGCCGAAGTCGCGCCGCTGCTCGGCATCTCCACCGCCGAACTCGACGGCGTGGCCACCTTCTACAACCTGATCTACCGCCAGCCCGTGGGCCGCCACGTGATCACGCTCTGCGATTCCGTGTCCTGTTATCTGACCGGCTACGAGCAGACGCGCGATGCGCTGATCGAAACCCTCGGCATTCAACTCGGCCAGACCACGCCGGACGGGCGCTTCACCCTGCTGCCGATCTGCTGTCTCGGCGCCTGCGACCACGGCCCGGTGCTGATGATCGGCGAGGACACCCATCTGGACGTCACGCCGGATACCGTGCCGGCGATGCTGGAGGCCTACGAATGA